From the Cloeon dipterum chromosome 4, ieCloDipt1.1, whole genome shotgun sequence genome, the window ACGCGCAACCAGACGCGCCAGTGGACGCGCCAGCGGAAGCGCTAGTGGACGCACCACGAGACGCGCCACGAGACGCACCAGTGGACGCGCCACGAGACGCACCAGTTGACGCGGCACCAGACGCACCAGTGGACGCGGCACCAGACGCACCAGTAGATGCGGCACCAGACGCACCAGTGGATGCGGCACCTGACCCGCCACCAGGCATGCCACCAAACACGCTAGTGGACGCACAACCAGACGCACCACCAGACGCGCCAGCGGACGTGCCACCAGACGCAGCAGTGGACGCGGAACCAGACGCACCAGTGGACGCGCCACCAGACGCGCCACCAGACGCACCACCAGACACGCCACCAAACACGCTAGTGGACGCGCCACCAGACGCACCTCCAGACGCACCAGTGGATGCGGCACCAGATGCGCCACCAGACACGCCACCAAACACGCTAGTGGACGCGATACCAGACGCACCACCAGACGCGCTAGTTGGACGCGCCACCAGACGCTCCATTGGACGCGCTACCAACGTTTGCTTGGGCAACAGCAGCAGGCTCCACTTGACCAACGGTGGTGAGTTTGCGAAATGGGacgatattttcaaattaactagTCAAAAGATGTACTAGCATATATTACGTGGGTGCTGGCGGAAACAAGTCCTCAAAAGTCAGGTTTCTCGAATTCTCGATCAAGAGTGCAATGTCCATTTTGTCCTCATTCCCCTTGCAGCTCCTGTTGGTGCAGGGGTTCTGCCGCCAAATCACGGACTGTGGTTTTGCAAGGGCTAAGTCGAAAACCGTATTTACGGCGACTGACACATTAAACCCGAGGTTCGCACCAAAATTGAACGCGTTAGGAGCAGTCAAGACAATTTCTCCTGGTTTTTGTATGACCTGATTTGACCGACGAACAATATAATTAATCAcacacataatttaattacaggtTTCGTCTtttacgaagtttctgagcacaccaatcgattcttgagggtcgattTAGGTACTGAGCCGACACTCCCGAAGTAAAAGAAGCCAGTAGAAATCCCTATGGCTCCTTCACCCAATACTTTCTCCACTGCTGCTCCGTTTGTGCTTGGTAGAAGGAGCTACAAGCAAACcggtgaaaaaattaagttaggCCGCTACCTCAAGCTTGCCGTCGATAAAATCAAGGTTTTGCAGGTCTGAAGCATAATCTGCTTGCCAACCCCCTCCAGGTGAAAATAGACTATAGCTGTCTTTTTTTCGTCTGCAGCAAAGTCTCTATTGGGTATTTGGCCCTTTAAACATtacatgattaaaaattttacggagaattaaaaacacataGTTAAATATTGGAATAGCAGCTCACCCTTCTTCCAAAGCGTTTTCCCTAAACTTCCAAAGATATTCATCCACTATATCATGGGTTAGGACCGGATATGGATTCCTTTTGGGGCCTCTGAATTAGATTCTCTGACGATTTACTTTAAATGATCTCGCACGGATCTGAAAGAGCTGTTCCAAATTGTGCAGGGGAATTTCTGGAGGGATTGTTGCCTGCAAAAAAAGCATCAACCCCAGcctaaatgtaaaaattatttgaagcaaGGAGCAAGGAAGACAAGGTATTAAACCGCTAAGCAGCATTTTACAGGAGCATCTTTGTGAACACGGCGAACATGTTTGCTGAAGTTGGATGGTCCCTCAATTACCTTCCCACAAAAGCTGCACATGAATTTTTTGGGTTTCCTGGAGCTTTCGTGGACATTCGttgtgtgctcttcttttacTTCAAGAGAGTGTAAATAGGTAGCACAGTTGCGATTGCCACATCTGATGGCTCCCTTGTGATTTTTCTTGATATGTTTAGACAGttagttattaaatttgaattgcatcTTGCAGTAGAAGCTGTTCCATGGGCGTGACTGTTGTTTGGCTTCAGTTAGTCTTCTTTTATCTGCGCTGTCACTTTTTGGcagttcaattttctccaactgcacacAAAACTGCTCTAATTTCCCCACTAAAAtgcatacaaaaaattaaacaattaagcttcaattattttaagaaagcATATATACTAGACTATGGTAGATTCACGCCACCCCCCTTCACGCTTCGACTTT encodes:
- the LOC135943850 gene encoding uncharacterized protein LOC135943850, giving the protein MERLVARPTSASGGASGIASTSVFGGVSGGASGAASTGASGGASGGASTSVFGGVSGGASGGASGGASTGASGSASTAASGGTSAGASGGASGCASTSVFGGMPGGGSGAASTGASGAASTGASGAASTALYLPFVTPPAFKYHHGDINRYSSPASSKYSSKLSIQ